One segment of Alkaliphilus flagellatus DNA contains the following:
- a CDS encoding aspartyl-phosphate phosphatase Spo0E family protein, whose translation MINIEIHEKIQDLKEKLNSAISNSESLTSNEVVALSQELDGLIALESRRRLEKYKSSKEKS comes from the coding sequence GTGATTAATATAGAGATCCATGAAAAAATACAGGATTTAAAAGAGAAGCTGAATTCAGCGATTTCAAATTCCGAAAGCCTTACTAGTAATGAGGTAGTAGCATTAAGTCAGGAGCTAGATGGTTTAATAGCTTTAGAAAGTAGAAGAAGGCTAGAAAAGTACAAATCATCAAAAGAAAAATCGTAA
- a CDS encoding DUF3991 and toprim domain-containing protein: MAYERRRFTEEQIQFANNVNILEYAKQSFDVKKVGTNSYKIEGYGGLHINPVTNKWNCFCQNKGGGPIQFVMFTENKSWVEAVKQLIGVTSINAFNYQKTVKREEPKGKLILPEKNNTYKHMMAYLIQTRKIDKDIVYRLIKNKKIYEDKYKNCVFVGYDNKGEARYASIRGTNTNIERFRGDVKNSDKAYNFCIEGNKNSSKVYVFESPIDLMSYLTLKRINSGNGFKFNDHLVSLGGLSDKALERYLIEKPNIKEINLCLDNDSDGYVAANRLKEKYKDKYIVNIEYPNEKDYNEDLKKLYEVMNIQKENLAHNKDSEEEELEI, from the coding sequence ATGGCATATGAAAGACGCAGATTTACAGAGGAACAAATACAATTTGCTAATAATGTAAATATACTTGAGTATGCAAAACAATCATTTGATGTTAAAAAAGTAGGTACAAATTCATATAAAATAGAAGGCTATGGAGGTCTACATATAAATCCAGTGACAAATAAATGGAATTGTTTTTGTCAAAATAAAGGTGGAGGACCAATACAGTTTGTAATGTTCACAGAGAATAAGTCTTGGGTAGAAGCAGTAAAACAGCTTATTGGTGTTACTTCTATTAATGCCTTTAATTATCAGAAGACAGTTAAAAGAGAAGAACCTAAAGGAAAATTAATTCTTCCTGAAAAAAATAATACATATAAGCATATGATGGCTTATCTTATACAAACAAGAAAAATAGATAAAGATATAGTTTATAGATTAATTAAGAATAAAAAAATATATGAAGATAAATATAAAAATTGTGTATTTGTAGGTTATGACAACAAAGGAGAAGCTAGATATGCAAGTATACGAGGTACTAATACAAATATAGAAAGATTTAGAGGTGATGTAAAGAACTCTGATAAAGCTTATAATTTTTGTATAGAAGGTAATAAAAATAGTTCCAAAGTATATGTTTTTGAATCACCTATAGATCTTATGAGCTATTTGACTCTTAAAAGAATTAATTCAGGTAATGGTTTTAAGTTTAATGATCATTTAGTGTCTTTGGGAGGACTATCTGATAAAGCATTAGAAAGATACTTAATAGAAAAACCTAATATAAAAGAAATAAATCTATGTCTTGATAATGATAGTGATGGATATGTGGCAGCTAATAGATTAAAGGAAAAATATAAAGATAAATACATAGTTAATATAGAGTATCCTAATGAAAAAGATTATAATGAAGATTTAAAAAAACTATATGAGGTAATGAATATTCAAAAAGAAAATTTAGCACATAATAAAGATAGTGAGGAAGAGGAGTTAGAAATTTAG
- a CDS encoding plasmid mobilization protein translates to MVIENKTIKISFRVSEKEHLKILNKSKKANMRLSEYLRYSSLNKNINIIEDFKDFSKELKGIGRNLNQLNILCHQGKITCPDISMTQKKVEEIWELLNLLTDQIKKSRG, encoded by the coding sequence ATGGTTATTGAAAATAAAACAATAAAAATAAGTTTTAGAGTATCTGAAAAAGAACACTTAAAAATCCTGAATAAATCTAAAAAAGCAAATATGAGATTAAGCGAGTATTTAAGATACAGCTCTTTAAATAAAAACATAAATATAATAGAGGATTTTAAAGACTTTTCTAAGGAGTTAAAAGGAATAGGAAGAAATCTTAATCAATTAAATATTCTTTGCCATCAAGGTAAAATTACTTGTCCAGACATATCAATGACGCAAAAAAAGGTGGAAGAAATATGGGAATTGTTAAATTTATTAACGGATCAAATAAAAAAGTCCAGGGGCTAG
- a CDS encoding relaxase/mobilization nuclease domain-containing protein yields MGIVKFINGSNKKVQGLVRAIDYIVDENKTEVFTFENLNVKDEDNMNQNNKDRNWQYNLFAAVKKNKDISKSKEEFIKNMSDLGYQVKWEDNRKYITFTTPDGHVRRNNKLYPAQNFTKEALENIFSLNKSNFEKGIKINTARIKKEHMSELDKEMTFVEKLISEDKGNRAINYITKDGKTSAKLITGINCSPESAFDEMMVTKKMFNKEKGRQFIHFIHSFHPYEDISPELAHEISLKLIEQERFKEFEILVATHTDKDHLHTHFILNTVNYETGVKWQQSIKEAKELISYSDKLCEEYGLKYSVSNKKRRANTKSETIGERKAREEGRSWKHELQLAARNVLKYSRSKEEFIKNMSELGYQVKWDNDDNNITFTTSNGRPCSNLSLYPPENFTKEAMEKRFALNKQYEKITNNSTLQKQFDEREEIVLQTVKMLESNPSEGHKDYPRSYLEGQALKEKIKEKEKGEGLDWER; encoded by the coding sequence ATGGGAATTGTTAAATTTATTAACGGATCAAATAAAAAAGTCCAGGGGCTAGTAAGAGCAATAGATTATATTGTTGATGAAAATAAAACAGAAGTATTTACATTTGAAAATTTAAATGTAAAAGATGAAGATAATATGAATCAAAATAATAAAGATAGAAATTGGCAATATAATCTATTTGCTGCAGTTAAAAAAAATAAGGATATATCTAAAAGCAAAGAAGAGTTTATTAAAAATATGAGCGATTTAGGGTATCAGGTTAAATGGGAGGATAATCGTAAGTATATAACATTTACTACCCCTGATGGGCATGTACGTAGAAACAATAAGCTATATCCTGCCCAAAATTTCACTAAAGAGGCATTAGAGAATATATTTAGTCTTAATAAATCTAACTTTGAAAAAGGAATAAAAATAAACACAGCCAGGATTAAAAAAGAACATATGAGTGAATTAGACAAGGAAATGACATTTGTAGAAAAATTGATATCTGAAGATAAAGGAAATAGAGCAATAAATTATATTACTAAAGATGGTAAAACATCAGCAAAATTAATAACGGGTATAAACTGTAGTCCAGAATCTGCCTTTGATGAAATGATGGTTACTAAAAAGATGTTCAATAAGGAGAAAGGAAGACAATTTATACATTTTATACACTCATTTCATCCTTATGAAGATATAAGTCCAGAATTAGCTCATGAAATATCTCTTAAGCTTATAGAGCAAGAAAGATTTAAAGAGTTTGAAATATTAGTCGCGACTCATACAGACAAGGATCATCTTCATACTCATTTTATATTGAATACTGTTAATTATGAAACTGGGGTGAAGTGGCAACAGAGCATAAAAGAAGCGAAAGAGCTAATATCATATTCAGATAAACTTTGTGAAGAATATGGACTTAAGTATAGTGTTTCTAATAAAAAACGAAGAGCTAACACTAAATCAGAAACTATTGGAGAACGCAAAGCAAGGGAAGAGGGTAGGAGCTGGAAGCACGAACTTCAACTTGCAGCTAGAAATGTACTTAAGTATTCAAGAAGCAAAGAAGAATTTATTAAAAACATGAGTGAGTTAGGATATCAGGTTAAGTGGGATAATGATGATAATAATATTACATTTACTACTTCAAATGGAAGACCATGTAGTAATCTCAGTTTATATCCACCTGAAAACTTTACCAAAGAGGCAATGGAAAAAAGATTTGCTCTTAATAAGCAGTATGAAAAAATAACTAATAACTCTACTTTACAAAAACAATTTGACGAAAGAGAAGAAATAGTATTACAGACTGTAAAGATGCTTGAAAGCAACCCTAGTGAAGGACATAAAGATTATCCGAGGTCTTATTTAGAAGGCCAAGCACTTAAGGAGAAAATTAAAGAGAAAGAAAAAGGCGAAGGCTTGGATTGGGAAAGATAA
- a CDS encoding ArdC family protein, translating to MNKKVKKYRQKLADTFVKSLEEKQLDWKKEWKGQSMIPVNATNNKKYKGINKFWLSFISLEKGYSDPRWCTFKQIKDKGWKLNRGSKGEQVEYWLPYDFKNKKALTWEEFNAAKNNPEVMENISFTAKYYVVFNGKDITGIPPSPPLETNDIKPDEIIERLSKNMGVEILNDGNDRAFYRHREDKIHLPKPEYFKTDYAYNSTALHELAHSTGAVHRLNRNISNMFGSSDYAYEELIAEISSCFMSVNLHAEQSDEHINNHKAYVQSWIQAINEKPNTLIKAIREAEKTANYMEYKAELMNEKTYLRTQSESMEVKVTEIVEHNQEEVTIEDEEELEM from the coding sequence TTGAATAAAAAAGTAAAGAAGTACCGTCAAAAATTAGCAGATACATTTGTAAAATCTTTAGAAGAAAAACAGTTGGATTGGAAAAAGGAATGGAAAGGACAATCCATGATTCCAGTCAATGCCACAAACAATAAAAAATACAAAGGTATCAATAAATTTTGGCTAAGCTTTATTTCACTAGAAAAAGGCTATAGTGATCCAAGATGGTGTACATTCAAACAAATTAAAGATAAAGGATGGAAACTAAATAGAGGTTCAAAGGGTGAACAGGTAGAGTATTGGCTACCATATGACTTTAAAAATAAAAAGGCATTAACATGGGAAGAGTTTAATGCTGCTAAAAACAATCCTGAAGTCATGGAAAACATAAGCTTTACAGCAAAATACTATGTAGTTTTTAATGGAAAAGATATTACAGGGATACCGCCATCGCCACCCCTTGAAACCAATGATATTAAGCCTGATGAAATTATTGAACGACTGTCGAAGAACATGGGTGTTGAAATTTTAAATGACGGAAATGATAGGGCCTTTTATAGACATAGGGAAGATAAGATACATTTACCAAAACCCGAATATTTTAAGACAGATTATGCTTATAATTCTACAGCATTACATGAATTGGCCCATTCAACAGGAGCAGTACACCGTTTGAATCGTAATATCAGCAATATGTTCGGTTCAAGTGATTACGCCTATGAAGAACTAATTGCAGAAATCAGCTCCTGTTTTATGAGTGTGAATTTACATGCTGAACAAAGTGATGAACATATTAATAATCACAAGGCATATGTGCAAAGCTGGATTCAAGCAATTAATGAAAAACCTAATACATTAATCAAAGCTATTCGTGAAGCAGAGAAAACTGCAAACTATATGGAATATAAGGCAGAATTAATGAATGAAAAAACTTACTTAAGAACACAAAGTGAAAGTATGGAAGTAAAAGTAACGGAGATAGTTGAACATAATCAAGAAGAAGTAACAATAGAGGATGAAGAAGAACTAGAAATGTAG